The following proteins come from a genomic window of Musa acuminata AAA Group cultivar baxijiao chromosome BXJ1-7, Cavendish_Baxijiao_AAA, whole genome shotgun sequence:
- the LOC135678562 gene encoding aromatic aminotransferase ISS1-like: MGTYPKLSKRALETETPVMIQIQELMRGAKDAVSLAQGVVYWQPPEQALEKIKELVWDPSTSRYGADEGLPELRQALVEKLRRENNLNKSSVMVTAGANQAFVNIVLTLCDPGDSVVMFAPYYFNAYMSFQMTGVTDILVGPSDPKTLHPDVVWLEETLSQNPVPKLVTVVNPGNPSGAFIPELVLQKISDLCKRAGAWLVVDNTYEYFMYDGLKHFCIEDSHIVNLFSFSKVYGMMGWRVGYIAYPEAVDGFGAQLLKVQDNIPICASIIGQRLALYSLEVGPEWIRERVQTLVKNRELLVKALAPLGEDAVKGGEAAIYLWAKLPDKFPDDYEVVKWLVRKHRVIVIPGSASGSPGYVRISFGGLQEADCEAAASRLRKGLEELVRDGMVQEHNGPAAIVY; the protein is encoded by the exons ATGGGGACTTATCCCAAGCTCTCAAAGAGAGCACTTGAGACGGAGACGCCCGTCATGATCCAG ATTCAAGAATTGATGCGTGGAGCCAAGGATGCGGTTTCACTAGCTCAG GGGGTTGTTTATTGGCAGCCACCAGAACAAGCTTTAGAGAAGATCAAAGAACTTGTGTGGGACCCTTCAACTAGTCGTTATGGTGCTGATGAGGGTTTGCCAGAATTACGGCAGGCTTTGGTTGAGAAG TTACGAAGGGAGAATAATCTGAATAAGTCTTCGGTTATGGTCACAGCTGGAGCAAATCAG GCTTTTGTAAACATCGTCCTTACTTTGTGTGATCCTGGGGATTCTGTTGTGATGTTTGCACCATATTACTTCAATGCATACATGTCATTTCAGATGACCGGTGTTACCGACATATTAGTCGGACCAAGTGATCCGAAAACTCTTCACCCGGATGTAG TTTGGTTAGAAGAGACTCTATCACAAAATCCAGTTCCCAAGCTGGTTACAGTTGTAAATCCGGGAAACCCATCAGGGGCCTTCATCCCGGAGCTTGTTCTGCAG AAAATATCGGATCTCTGTAAAAGAGCTGGTGCATGGCTTGTTGTAGACAACACATATGA GTACTTTATGTATGATGGACTGAAGCATTTTTGTATTGAGGATAGTCACATTGTCAATTTGTTCTCCTTCTCCAAAGTCTATGGAATGATGGGATGGCGTGTTGGATAC ATAGCATACCCAGAAGCAGTCGATGGTTTTGGAGCTCAGCTTCTCAAAGTCCAGGACAACATACCCATCTGTGCTTCTATTATTGGGCAGCGTCTGGCTCTCTACTCCTTAGAGGTCGGGCCTGAATGGATTAGAGAAAGGGTACAGACCCTTGTGAAGAACAGGGAGTTGCTCGTGAAGGCTTTGGCTCCGCTTGGGGAAGATGCCGTCAAGGGTGGAGAAGCGGCCATCTATCTCTGGGCAAAGCTTCCTGACAAGTTCCCTGATGATTATGAGGTCGTCAAATGGCTAGTGAGGAAGCACCGCGTGATCGTCATTCCTGGGAGTGCCAGCGGCAGTCCAGGCTACGTACGTATATCATTTGGAGGCCTGCAAGAGGCTGACTGTGAGGCTGCTGCCAGTCGATTGAGGAAGGGTTTGGAAGAGCTGGTGAGGGATGGCATGGTTCAAGAACACAATGGGCCTGCTGCAATTGTGTATTAG
- the LOC103991794 gene encoding plastidic ATP/ADP-transporter, protein MERVIVTEGLRPLLSNPQARLFHPVHAIRSRLSAAVCLPSLGLGARPPTSSFYGFSSENKKPSFPGWGTADEHERRLLHPRLCRKQRKAPFFRAGAAISAGGDGVIDDKEKPKFLGVELVTLKKIIPLGMMFFCIIFNYTFLRDTKDVLVVTANGSGAEIIPFLKTWVNLPRAVGFMLLYTKLANVLSKEALFYTVIVPFIAFRFVLYPLISVIHPTALADKLPAALGPSFLGPVAILRSWSFCLFYAMAELWGRVVIWVLFWEFANQDGICLMCLSSCTKPSQVM, encoded by the exons ATGGAGAGGGTTATCGTCACAGAGGGCCTTCGTCCACTCCTTTCTAATCCCCAAGCCCGGCTCTTCCACCCCGTCCACGCTATCAGAAGCCGCCTATCCGCCGCCGTCTGTCTCCCTTCCCTTGGCCTCGGAGCTCGACCCCCGACCTCCTCCTTCTACGGCTTCAGCTCTGAGAATAAGAAGCCATCGTTTCCGGGTTGGGGGACCGCCGATGAGCACGAAAGGCGGCTCCTTCACCCACGGCTCTGCAGAAAACAGAGGAAAGCTCCGTTTTTTAGAGCTGGCGCGGCGATCTCGGCTGGCGGAGACGGCGTTATCGACGATAAAGAGAAGCCCAAGTTCTTAGGCGTCGAGTTAGTGACGCTTAAGAAGATAATTCCCCTCGGGATGATGTTCTTCTGCATTATCTTCAACTACACGTTCCTGCGCGACACCAAGGACGTCCTGGTGGTGACGGCCAACGGGAGCGGCGCGGAGATCATACCCTTCCTGAAGACGTGGGTGAACCTGCCCAGGGCGGTGGGCTTCATGCTGCTGTACACCAAGCTCGCCAACGTGCTGTCAAAGGAGGCTCTTTTCTACACGGTTATCGTCCCTTTCATTGCCTTCAGGTTCGTCTTGTATCCCCTCATCAGCGTCATCCACCCCACAGCGCTCGCGGATAAGCTTCCGGCGGCGCTCGGCCCGAGCTTCCTCGGCCCCGTTGCTATCTTGAGGAGTTGGAGCTTCTGCCTTTTCTATGCGATGGCAGAGCTCTGGGGTAGAGTTGTCATCTGGGTTCTCTTCTGGGAGTTTGCCAATCAG GATGGCATCTGCTTGATGTGTTTGTCTTCTTGCACTAAACCATCTCAAGTGATGTGA
- the LOC135582907 gene encoding GDP-fucose transporter 1-like, with amino-acid sequence MDGFKLDAPRQYFATSSLVVGYALCSSLLSVINKFAITMFDYPGLLTALQYLTSAVGVWVLGKLGFLYHDPFVFETAKKFLPAATVFYLAIFTNTNLLRHANVDTFIVFRSLTPLLVAIADTIFRKQPCPSRLTFFSLVVILGGAVCYVLTDSAFNLTAYSWAIAYLVTITTEMVYIKHMVTNLGLNTWGFVFYNNLLSLMMAPVFWFVTGEYADVFTAYGSSSGIWFDIMAFVAVALSCVFGFLISFFGFAARKTISATAFTVTGVANKFLTVAINVLIWDKHASKIGLICLLLTLVGGVLYQQSVTSNGNLSQQHDSAISKKANGVVRNVDSEDERHDKLLSGRDSTV; translated from the coding sequence ATGGACGGCTTCAAACTCGATGCTCCGCGGCAATACTTTGCCACAAGCAGCCTTGTCGTTGGCTATGCCCTCTGTTCCAGCTTGCTCTCTGTTATCAACAAGTTTGCTATCACAATGTTCGATTACCCTGGCCTCTTGACGGCATTGCAGTACCTGACCTCCGCGGTTGGCGTTTGGGTTCTTGGGAAGCTGGGCTTTCTCTATCATGACCCTTTCGTCTTTGAGACGGCCAAGAAGTTTCTGCCCGCAGCTACCGTCTTTTACCTGGCCATTTTCACAAACACCAATCTCCTACGCCACGCTAACGTTGATACGTTCATAGTGTTTCGCTCCCTGACGCCTCTTCTGGTTGCCATCGCGGATACCATCTTCAGAAAGCAGCCATGCCCTTCAAGGCTCACGTTCTTTTCGCTTGTGGTTATTCTCGGGGGCGCAGTTTGCTACGTGCTGACCGACTCAGCGTTCAATCTCACTGCATACTCATGGGCGATTGCTTATTTGGTGACTATTACTACCGAGATGGTTTACATAAAGCACATGGTGACAAACCTAGGACTGAACACATGGGGTTTTGTGTTCTACAATAATCTTCTGTCCTTAATGATGGCACCGGTGTTCTGGTTTGTCACTGGGGAGTATGCAGATGTCTTCACAGCTTATGGATCAAGTTCTGGGATTTGGTTCGATATCATGGCTTTTGTTGCAGTAGCTTTGTCTTGTGTTTTCGGATTTCTCATCAGTTTCTTTGGATTTGCGGCAAGGAAAACAATCTCTGCTACTGCATTTACGGTAACAGGGGTTGCCAACAAGTTTCTCACGGTGGCGATCAATGTATTGATCTGGGATAAGCATGCAAGCAAAATTGGTTTGATTTGCTTGCTTTTAACACTTGTGGGGGGAGTTCTTTATCAGCAGTCAGTCACTAGCAATGGGAACCTCTCACAACAGCATGACTCTGCAATTTCTAAGAAGGCAAATGGTGTGGTACGTAATGTTGATTCTGAAGATGAAAGACATGACAAGCTCCTATCTGGGAGGGATTCAACTGTATGA
- the LOC135678563 gene encoding V-type proton ATPase subunit c''2-like has protein sequence MSSSWSRALTQISPYTFASIGIAISIGVSVLGAAWGIYITGSSLIGAAIKAPRITSKNLISVIFCEAVAIYGVIVAIILQTKLESVPSSKIYDPESLRAGYAIFASGIIVGFANLMCGLCVGIIGSSCALSDAQNSSLFVKILVIEIFGSALGLFGVIVGIIMSAQATWPAKTA, from the exons ATGTCGAGCTCGTGGTCGCGGGCGCTGACGCAGATCTCGCCCTACACCTTCGCTTCCATCGGCATCGCCATCTCCATCGGCGTTTCCGTCCTCGGCGCCGCCTG GGGGATTTATATTACCGGGAGCAGCTTGATCGGTGCGGCGATCAAAGCCCCCAGAATCACCTCGAAAAATCTTATTAG TGTTATTTTCTGTGAGGCTGTTGCCATATATGGTGTTATAGTAGCAATTATCCTGCAAACAAAACTGGAAAGTGTGCCATCATCGAAGATATATGACCCCGAGTCTCTTAGAGCTGGATATGCAATATTTGCTTCTGGGATCATCGTCGGTTTTGCAAATCTCATGTGTGG GCTGTGTGTGGGAATAATTGGAAGCAGCTGTGCTCTATCTGATGCTCAAAACTCTTCTCTTTTCGTAAAGATTCTGGTGATCGAAATATTTGGCAGTGCACTTGGGTTATTTGGTGTGATTGTTGGTATAATTATGTCAGCTCAAGCAACATGGCCAGCAAAAACTGCATGA
- the LOC135678564 gene encoding 26S proteasome regulatory subunit 8 homolog A-like, giving the protein MATAVVEKKQPMEAEGEMCAPPSRPRGGGGEGLRQYYLQHIHDLHLQIRQKTNNLQRLEAQRNDLNSRVRALREELQLLQEPGSYVGEVVKVMGKSKVLVKVHPEGKYVVDIDKSIDMTKLTPSTRVALRNDSYVLHLILPSKVDPLVNLMKVEKVPDSTYDMIGGLDQQIKEIKEVIELPIKHPELFESLGIAQPKGVLLYGPPGTGKTLLARAVAHHTDCTFIRVSGSELVQKYIGEGSRMVRELFVMAREHAPSIIFMDEIDSIGSARMESGTGNGDSEVQRTMLELLNQLDGFEASNKIKVLMATNRIDILDQALLRPGRIDRKIEFPNPNEESRFDILKIHSRKMNLMRGIDLKKIAEKMNGASGAELKAVCTEAGMFALRERRVHVTQEDFEMAVAKVMKKETEKNMSLRKLWK; this is encoded by the exons ATGGCAACGGCCGTGGTGGAGAAGAAGCAACCGATGGAAGCGGAGGGGGAGATGTGTGCGCCGCCGTCGAGACCCAGGGGAGGCGGAGGCGAGGGGTTGCGGCAGTACTACCTGCAGCACATCCATGACCTCCATCTCCAGATCCGGCAGAAGACCAACAACCTCCAGCGCCTCGAGGCCCAGCGGAACGACCTCAACTCTCGAG TGCGAGCGCTTCGAGAGGAGTTGCAGCTACTTCAAGAGCCTGGTTCGTATGTTGGCGAGGTGGTTAAGGTGATGGGGAAATCGAAGGTCTTAGTCAAG GTCCATCCCGAAGGAAAATATGTTGTTGATATTGATAAGAGCATTGATATGACAAAGTTAACACCATCAACCAGAGTTGCTCTTCGGAATGATAGTTATGTTCTTCACCTAATTTTGCCTAGCAAAGTAGATCCTCTAGTCAATCTTATGAAGGTCGAAAAGGTACCTGATTCCACCTATGACATGATTGGTGGTCTTGACCAGCAAATTAAGGAGATAAAGGAG GTTATTGAACTTCCAATTAAGCATCCCGAGTTGTTTGAAAGCCTTGGAATAGCACAACCAAAG GGAGTCTTGCTTTATGGGCCTCCTGGCACGGGGAAAACTCTATTAGCAAGAGCCGTTGCTCATCATACTGATTGCACATTCATAAGGGTTTCTGGTTCTGAGTTGGTTCAGAAATACATAGGAGAGGGGTCTAGAATGGTTCGGGAACTATTTGTTATGGCCAG GGAACATGCTCCTTCAATAATATTCATGGATGAAATAGACAGTATTGGATCTGCTAGAATGGAGTCTGGTACTGGTAATGGTGACAGTGAAGTGCAACGTACTATGCTGGAGCTTCTAAACCAGCTTGATGGCTTTGAAGCATCAAACAAAATTAAA GTTCTGATGGCCACAAATCGGATAGACATCCTGGACCAAGCACTCCTCAGGCCTGGACGGATTGACAGAAAAATTGAGTTCCCTAATCCCAACGAAGAG TCCCGCTTTGATATTCTAAAGATTCACTCGAGGAAGATGAACTTGATGCGTGGGATAGATCTTAAGAAAATTGCAGAGAAGATGAATGGAGCATCTGGAGCAGAACTCAAG GCTGTGTGCACAGAAGCAGGGATGTTTGCTCTCAGGGAAAGAAGAGTTCATGTGACACAAGAAGATTTCGAGATGGCGGTTGCTAAAGTCATGAAGAAAGAAACAGAGAAGAACATGTCCCTGCGAAAACTATGGAAATAG
- the LOC135680121 gene encoding U-box domain-containing protein 12-like: protein MPTQAVDATIADCLAQAQSDSVEARTSALTTLSALTRLSSRNRDLLSHTQHALPLLLGLSHSEPTIPLALSVLLHLSLNPNLKQPLAAVPGFVPRLNSLVLSPSASTQAAKLAASLICSLAMHDKNKAPLGVSGAVHTVVEALGCSAARPHVLSSLAELVQFHGNCTLAVRAGAVPVLARIVGGPAEDLGATCVVVLARMARFEEGIQAIREVEGVVGTLVDWLRRGCMASKQSAMEVLARLLEESDELMREAAGRDDFSSLLADLSIGGSTKLREKAGLLMKMMESSDLDLDWDVEGKPARGGNSMRLKDSGISNTPSMQQSFHHPQCLLMPVMVSQNVRLGPCMSGVSAHNGKEVRTAMDMIDDEGRFRSSIRSSSEVND from the exons ATGCCAACCCAAGCCGTGGACGCCACCATCGCCGATTGCCTTGCTCAAGCCCAGTCGGACTCAGTGGAAGCTCGGACCTCCGCCCTCACCACCCTCTCTGCCCTCACCAGGCTCAGCAGCCGCAACCGAGACCTCCTCTCTCACACCCAACACGCTCTTCCCCTCCTCCTCGGACTCTCCCACTCCGAGCCCACCATCCCCCTCGCCCTCTCCGTCCTCCTCCATCTCTCCCTCAACCCCAACCTCAAGCAACCCCTGGCTGCCGTCCCCGGCTTCGTCCCCCGCCTCAACTCCCTCGTCCTCAGCCCCTCCGCCTCCACCCAGGCCGCCAAGCTCGCCGCCTCCCTCATCTGCAGCCTCGCCATGCACGACAAGAACAAGGCCCCGCTCGGCGTCTCCGGCGCCGTGCACACGGTCGTCGAGGCGCTTGGCTGCTCCGCCGCGAGGCCTCACGTCCTCAGCTCCCTCGCGGAGCTGGTACAGTTCCACGGCAACTGCACCCTAGCCGTCCGCGCCGGGGCGGTGCCCGTGCTCGCTAGGATCGTCGGAGGCCCCGCAGAGGACCTCGGCGCGACGTGCGTCGTCGTCCTGGCGCGCATGGCGAGGTTCGAGGAGGGCATACAAGCGATCCGGGAGGTGGAGGGGGTGGTGGGCACGCTGGTGGACTGGTTGAGGAGGGGTTGCATGGCGAGCAAGCAGAGCGCCATGGAGGTCCTGGCGAGGTTGCTCGAGGAGAGTGACGAACTCATGCGGGAGGCGGCGGGGAGGGACGACTTCTCCTCCTTGCTCGCCGACCTGTCGATCGGAGGATCCACGAAGCTGCGGGAGAAGGCCGGATTGCTCATGAAGATGATGGAGTCGtcggatttggatttggattgggatgtggaaggaaagcccGCCCGTGGCGGAAACTCCATGAGACTCAAG GATTCTGGAATCAGCAACACTCCAAGCATGCAACAATCTTTCCACCACCCTCAGTGCTTGCTGATGCCCGTAATGGTCTCACAAAACGTAAG GTTGGGTCCATGCATGTCTGGAGTTTCTGCACATAATGGGAAGGAAGTCCGCACAGCAATGGACATGATT GATGATGAGGGCAGGTTTCGATCGTCCATCCGTTCGTCGTCGGAGGTGAATGATTGA